One window of the Chryseobacterium shigense genome contains the following:
- a CDS encoding erythromycin esterase family protein: MKKIKFKAILPLLMILLFCSMHAQKKSLTADEKIYLKKFIYPLKSFEPNYPDQADLKVLDTFIGNSKIVALGEVSHGSSEIYKMKDRFIRYMVPHKDFSIFSLEAVMPESYLMNEYTLHGKGDPKIFLKDMRFWIWQTEEMLSMVEWMKKYNENTSKKVQFTGFDMQYYEGALEQMKSICISTGYPQENVDNFSTLLETITKQTQSKKSGRTAISETQKQALQNHFTDFRELSNKITDERERNRFLQNIRIIEQTTDKSYMKRDLYMAENIKWIHSQNPDAKMIISAHNGHINNHHLKMGSYLNRGFKDDYLTFGFAFYSGSYTAFNPGSGDVGTFPAQTAYEGTLENILNSLDIPIFILDLKSLKKENNELARWITGNEMKFRQMGSTVTQKEFRDTHVADDFDYLIFIKESTNSKLLAK, encoded by the coding sequence ATGAAAAAAATTAAATTCAAAGCCATACTCCCGCTTTTGATGATTCTGCTGTTCTGCAGTATGCATGCACAGAAAAAAAGTTTAACTGCGGATGAAAAAATTTATCTTAAGAAATTCATTTATCCCCTGAAATCTTTCGAACCAAATTATCCGGATCAGGCTGATCTCAAAGTACTTGATACATTTATCGGGAATTCCAAAATTGTTGCATTAGGGGAAGTTTCTCACGGCTCCAGCGAAATTTATAAAATGAAGGACCGATTCATCCGATATATGGTTCCTCATAAAGATTTCAGCATTTTTTCACTGGAAGCTGTAATGCCTGAATCCTATCTGATGAATGAATACACACTTCATGGGAAAGGTGATCCGAAGATATTTCTGAAAGATATGCGTTTCTGGATCTGGCAGACCGAAGAAATGCTAAGCATGGTGGAATGGATGAAAAAATATAATGAAAACACTTCTAAGAAAGTACAGTTCACCGGTTTTGACATGCAGTATTATGAAGGTGCATTAGAACAAATGAAGAGCATCTGTATTTCCACAGGTTATCCACAAGAAAATGTGGATAATTTTTCAACACTCCTTGAAACCATCACAAAACAGACCCAAAGCAAAAAATCCGGAAGAACAGCTATTTCAGAAACACAAAAGCAAGCCTTGCAGAACCATTTTACAGATTTCAGAGAGCTATCAAATAAAATAACGGATGAAAGAGAGAGAAACCGTTTCCTGCAAAACATACGAATCATTGAGCAGACTACAGACAAATCTTACATGAAAAGGGATCTGTATATGGCAGAAAACATTAAATGGATACATTCCCAGAATCCGGATGCTAAAATGATTATTTCAGCTCATAATGGCCATATCAACAATCATCATCTGAAAATGGGCAGCTACCTCAACCGTGGCTTTAAAGATGACTATCTCACTTTCGGGTTTGCATTTTACAGCGGATCATATACTGCCTTCAATCCCGGCTCCGGAGATGTGGGCACTTTTCCGGCACAGACAGCCTACGAAGGAACTCTTGAGAATATTTTAAACTCACTTGATATTCCTATATTCATCCTTGATCTGAAAAGCCTGAAAAAGGAAAACAATGAGCTGGCACGCTGGATTACCGGAAATGAAATGAAATTCAGACAAATGGGGTCTACTGTGACTCAAAAAGAATTTAGAGATACCCATGTTGCGGATGATTTTGATTACCTCATTTTCATTAAGGAATCTACAAATTCCAAACTTTTAGCTAAATAA
- a CDS encoding T9SS type A sorting domain-containing protein encodes MKKHLFPLFLLVLGANVQAQQDFFAIAGKDTSSIVFSDFRVMDAASGASGEKIFSADAAPKVFSQERKGPVLEDKNSYNNSQAVTMAALAYDPSNNNLVYMPMFSSNIYVLNAKTKEITLVENTVSKVTSCDINSHITRMATGYDGNIYALNNAGTQLLQIGKKGGQYTVSDLGIIKDDASNGKYSFTAMETGFGGDMIADAENNFYVFSASGNVFKVIAKELKAKFVGKISGIPDSYSVNGSAVNSRGKVIVASAKGDNLYEVDMQTLQAKALPGGEKPHIYDLASKYFINDRASSVSTLANIDIYPTRVDEHFINVTANDKAVKGNLSLSIFDISGKNVMKQNLAVKDNSLNQQVYLKNLVSGAYLVNIADESGKVILNKKILVTK; translated from the coding sequence ATGAAAAAACATTTATTCCCTCTTTTCCTGCTTGTGTTGGGTGCCAATGTCCAGGCACAGCAGGACTTTTTTGCGATTGCCGGAAAAGACACTTCCAGCATAGTTTTTAGTGATTTCCGCGTTATGGATGCCGCGAGCGGGGCTTCCGGAGAGAAAATATTTTCGGCAGATGCTGCTCCAAAAGTTTTTTCCCAGGAAAGAAAAGGCCCTGTATTGGAAGATAAAAACTCTTACAACAATTCCCAGGCAGTGACAATGGCGGCTCTGGCCTACGATCCATCAAACAATAATTTGGTGTATATGCCAATGTTTTCGTCAAATATTTATGTTTTGAATGCCAAAACTAAAGAAATCACCCTTGTGGAAAATACCGTTTCAAAAGTCACTTCCTGTGATATCAATTCTCACATAACAAGGATGGCTACAGGATATGACGGAAATATTTATGCCCTTAATAATGCAGGTACACAACTGTTGCAGATCGGTAAAAAAGGCGGTCAGTATACGGTTAGTGATCTTGGTATTATCAAAGATGATGCTTCCAACGGGAAATATTCATTTACGGCAATGGAAACCGGCTTTGGCGGGGACATGATAGCTGATGCTGAAAATAATTTTTATGTTTTCTCAGCTTCCGGAAATGTTTTTAAAGTCATTGCAAAAGAATTGAAAGCGAAATTTGTAGGAAAAATTTCAGGAATTCCTGATAGTTACTCAGTGAACGGTTCCGCTGTTAATTCTAGAGGAAAAGTAATCGTTGCAAGTGCCAAAGGCGATAACTTATATGAAGTGGATATGCAAACCCTTCAGGCGAAAGCTCTTCCGGGTGGAGAAAAACCGCATATTTACGATCTTGCGAGCAAATACTTTATCAATGACAGAGCTTCTTCAGTCAGCACACTGGCAAATATCGATATCTATCCAACCAGAGTAGACGAACATTTCATCAACGTTACTGCAAATGATAAAGCTGTTAAAGGCAATCTGAGTCTCAGTATTTTTGATATTTCCGGTAAAAATGTGATGAAGCAAAACCTGGCAGTAAAAGACAATTCATTGAATCAGCAGGTTTATCTTAAAAATCTGGTTAGCGGAGCATACCTTGTAAACATTGCAGATGAATCCGGTAAAGTAATACTGAATAAAAAAATTCTTGTTACAAAATAA
- a CDS encoding 4-alpha-glucanotransferase encodes MKLYFSVGYNVKAGQNLQLLIVDSEGAAVQTHTMFYAENGIWKCEVDYFSKSVSYKYQIADEKGVILREEFVLHHLNFPHNYKEFVIFDEWSNKNFPENYLNNKILYNKLNQFVPEKAAVLKKHTHLFRIEAPVYNPDWEIALFGSTASLGNWNYDNAIRLLQTDFGIWEISLEIPENEFIQFKYCIYSKKEGKIIDVETGENRFTVANQLKDVLQIVSSHYFKFKSYQMYHDAGVAVPVFSLRSGDGFGVGEFSDIKKLADWTKETNLGIIQILPINDTTANYSWTDSYPYAAVSVYALHPQYISLENLNFALPEELVSEYQAEKEALNALDLIDYERMIESKWKFLKAVFNAEKEKIYKDRNFKKFIKDNDYWLTPYAAFCVLRDKYKTPNFNDWKTHKKYIAGKISQFFTPKSKDYDASMLHAWVQYQLHLQLKDAVDYTHSLGVSLKGDLPIGIYRHSVEAWTEPELFGMDFQAGAPPDQFTELGQNWEFPTYNWEAMKEDDYRWWKNRFKALEQYFDAMRIDHILGFFRIWRMPISATQGILGYFYPAVPIVLDEFKARHIPFDFNRYCKPYINERILWEYFGEEANKVFEFINNNHNGTYSFKEEFDTQRKLAEFFKKNPRGFIEEKLISLCANVLFLTEERNGETVYHPRFNVYNTDSYKNLSEWERKAIYELYHDYFFRRQDHLWYEKAMEKLPVILNATKMLICGEDLGMVPACVPVVMDELAIIALKVQRMPSENIPFYNPKKADYMNVVTASSHDSSTLRQWWKEDHALTQKYFNQQLVQYGKAPGEMDSHIAEIIMKQHLYTEAMLAVFPIQEFLATDPELTNSNMDNERINNPAVFPHYWRYRMHVKLEDLTGRESFNEKIAYWIKDSGRM; translated from the coding sequence ATGAAGTTATACTTTAGTGTAGGATATAATGTGAAGGCCGGACAGAATCTGCAGCTATTGATTGTAGATAGTGAAGGTGCTGCTGTCCAGACTCATACCATGTTTTATGCAGAAAACGGCATATGGAAATGTGAAGTAGATTATTTTTCAAAATCAGTTTCATATAAATATCAGATTGCAGACGAAAAAGGAGTTATCCTGAGAGAAGAATTTGTCCTGCACCACCTTAATTTCCCTCACAACTATAAGGAATTTGTCATTTTTGATGAATGGAGCAATAAAAATTTCCCTGAGAATTATTTAAACAATAAAATTCTTTATAATAAACTCAACCAGTTTGTTCCTGAAAAAGCTGCAGTTTTAAAAAAGCATACCCATTTATTCAGGATTGAAGCGCCTGTTTACAATCCGGACTGGGAAATTGCCCTATTCGGAAGTACGGCTTCTTTAGGAAACTGGAATTACGATAATGCAATCCGTCTTTTACAGACAGACTTTGGAATCTGGGAAATCTCTCTTGAAATTCCTGAAAACGAATTTATCCAGTTTAAATACTGTATTTACAGCAAAAAAGAAGGAAAAATTATTGACGTTGAAACCGGTGAGAACAGGTTCACTGTTGCCAATCAGCTTAAAGATGTGCTGCAGATTGTTTCCAGTCATTACTTTAAATTTAAGTCTTACCAGATGTATCATGATGCTGGTGTGGCAGTTCCTGTATTTTCCCTGAGAAGCGGGGACGGTTTTGGAGTTGGAGAATTTTCAGATATTAAGAAACTTGCTGACTGGACTAAGGAAACTAACTTGGGAATTATCCAGATCCTTCCGATTAATGATACAACTGCCAATTATTCATGGACAGATTCTTATCCTTATGCGGCTGTTTCTGTCTATGCTCTGCATCCGCAGTATATTTCCCTGGAAAACCTTAATTTTGCTTTACCGGAAGAATTAGTTTCTGAATACCAGGCTGAAAAAGAAGCGTTAAATGCTCTTGACCTGATTGATTATGAAAGAATGATCGAAAGCAAATGGAAATTTTTAAAAGCTGTTTTCAATGCAGAAAAAGAAAAGATCTATAAAGACAGGAACTTTAAGAAATTCATAAAGGATAACGATTACTGGCTTACTCCTTATGCCGCATTCTGTGTGCTTAGGGACAAATATAAAACCCCGAATTTCAACGACTGGAAAACCCATAAAAAATATATAGCAGGAAAAATCTCACAGTTTTTTACTCCAAAAAGTAAAGATTATGATGCTTCCATGCTTCATGCCTGGGTACAGTACCAGCTTCATTTACAGTTGAAAGATGCCGTAGATTATACCCACAGCTTAGGCGTTTCCTTAAAAGGGGACCTTCCGATAGGAATCTACAGGCATTCAGTAGAAGCATGGACAGAACCTGAGCTTTTCGGAATGGATTTTCAGGCGGGAGCACCACCGGACCAATTTACAGAGTTGGGCCAGAACTGGGAATTCCCGACGTATAACTGGGAAGCCATGAAAGAAGACGACTACCGCTGGTGGAAAAACAGATTCAAAGCCCTTGAACAGTATTTCGATGCCATGAGGATCGACCATATCTTAGGGTTTTTCAGGATATGGAGAATGCCGATTTCCGCTACACAAGGGATTTTAGGGTATTTTTATCCTGCAGTTCCTATTGTTCTTGATGAATTTAAAGCAAGACATATCCCTTTTGATTTCAACAGATATTGTAAGCCTTACATCAATGAAAGAATCCTGTGGGAATATTTCGGGGAAGAAGCCAATAAAGTTTTTGAATTTATCAACAACAATCATAACGGAACATATTCATTTAAAGAAGAATTTGATACTCAGAGAAAGCTTGCGGAATTTTTCAAAAAAAATCCGAGAGGTTTTATTGAAGAAAAACTTATTTCCTTATGCGCCAATGTTTTATTCCTTACCGAAGAAAGAAACGGTGAAACGGTTTACCACCCAAGATTTAATGTGTACAACACCGATTCCTATAAAAACCTTTCAGAATGGGAAAGAAAAGCAATATACGAGCTGTACCATGATTACTTCTTCAGAAGACAGGATCATTTATGGTATGAAAAAGCAATGGAAAAACTTCCGGTTATCCTTAACGCAACAAAAATGCTCATCTGCGGTGAAGACCTTGGCATGGTCCCTGCCTGTGTCCCTGTTGTAATGGATGAACTGGCTATCATTGCGCTAAAAGTACAGCGAATGCCATCGGAGAATATTCCGTTTTACAATCCCAAAAAAGCTGATTATATGAATGTGGTAACAGCCTCTTCACATGACAGCTCCACATTGAGACAATGGTGGAAAGAAGATCATGCATTAACCCAGAAATACTTTAATCAACAGCTTGTTCAGTACGGTAAAGCTCCCGGTGAAATGGATTCCCATATCGCTGAAATCATCATGAAACAGCACCTTTATACTGAAGCAATGCTGGCCGTTTTCCCGATTCAGGAATTTCTGGCTACCGATCCGGAACTTACCAATTCGAATATGGATAATGAAAGGATCAATAATCCAGCAGTTTTCCCTCATTACTGGCGGTACAGAATGCATGTAAAGCTTGAAGACCTTACAGGCAGGGAATCCTTCAATGAAAAAATTGCCTATTGGATAAAAGATAGTGGAAGAATGTAA
- a CDS encoding ferritin gives MISEKIATLINEQIAHEQYAAQYYLSMSAWFSGKDLDGIANYFRVQSKEELMHADKMFDFLNDVGGEIIIGEIAKPPHEFENATDIFEKALEHEKKVTKSIFNIVKNANDEGDFATTSFLQWFINEQVEEEASASQYVTKIKMVCDNPSALYLFDQELAQRVFTPDPTA, from the coding sequence ATGATCAGCGAAAAAATTGCAACGTTAATTAACGAACAAATAGCTCACGAACAATATGCCGCACAATATTATCTTTCAATGTCTGCCTGGTTTTCAGGAAAGGACCTTGACGGAATTGCGAATTATTTCAGAGTTCAGAGCAAAGAAGAATTGATGCATGCGGATAAAATGTTTGATTTTTTAAATGACGTGGGAGGGGAAATCATCATCGGGGAAATTGCAAAACCCCCGCATGAGTTCGAAAATGCTACCGATATTTTTGAAAAAGCATTGGAACACGAAAAGAAAGTAACCAAAAGTATTTTCAACATTGTGAAAAATGCTAATGATGAAGGCGATTTCGCAACAACTTCATTCCTTCAGTGGTTCATTAACGAGCAGGTAGAAGAAGAAGCAAGTGCTTCACAATATGTTACAAAGATTAAGATGGTTTGCGACAATCCGTCTGCATTATATCTTTTCGATCAGGAATTGGCTCAGAGAGTTTTTACGCCCGATCCTACAGCTTAA